Proteins encoded by one window of Zerene cesonia ecotype Mississippi chromosome 6, Zerene_cesonia_1.1, whole genome shotgun sequence:
- the LOC119840428 gene encoding complex III assembly factor LYRM7, translating to MMDNLRRAVLQNFKKLHRTRLKVFAGDYRALNAARLKINEEYKKNKAVQDSDAIQAMIKYSEEVEQELRTQVIQAREVKPGVFEARITEDTVKLDNVPFDENADIPKKSRRNQPCCQDQESKKQ from the exons atgATGGACAACTTGAGAAGAGCT GTGCTGCAAAACTTCAAAAAGCTGCACCGAACCCGACTGAAAGTATTCGCGGGAGATTATCGGGCGTTAAATGCCGCGAGGCTCAAAATCAATGAGGAGTACAAAAAGAATAAAGCCGTGCAGGATAGTGATGCTATACAAGCG atGATTAAATATAGTGAAGAAGTTGAACAAGAGCTAAGAACTCAAGTAATACAAGCTCGAGAAGTGAAACCTGGAGTTTTTG agGCAAGAATCACTGAAGACACTGTTAAATTAGACAATGTTCCTTTTGATGAAAATGCAGATATACCAAAGAAATCTAGAAGAAATCAACCTTGTTGCCAAGATCAAGAATCCAAGAAGCaatga
- the LOC119840386 gene encoding NADH dehydrogenase [ubiquinone] 1 beta subcomplex subunit 2, mitochondrial-like, protein MLSRPLLKRALLLRTIKNAAENGKQVRNGHGGTWAYRVPPQLPSKREVMLAQGLGGLCWYWILYHIATEPEHIYGEWPYIDPSTWSNEELGIPDDSAGPLKKA, encoded by the exons ATGTTGAGCCGACCTTTACTAAAACGAGCTCTATTATTGCGCACCATAAAAAATGCAGCTGAAAATGGTAAACAAGTAAGGAACGGTCATGGTGG AACATGGGCGTACAGAGTACCACCTCAATTGCCATCTAAAAGGGAGGTAATGCTCGCTCAAGGCCTAGGAGGACTCTGTTGGTACTGGATCTTGTATCACATTGCAACGGAGCCTGAACAcatctat GGTGAATGGCCATACATAGACCCAAGCACCTGGTCTAATGAGGAATTGGGCATTCCTGATGATTCAGCTGGACCTTTGAAGAAAgcataa
- the LOC119840570 gene encoding SH3 domain-containing kinase-binding protein 1 has product METNANQKVSCVVNYAYDASEPDELTIRPGDILKDIERLPGGWWRGELRGRRGMFPDNFVTVLQENATTRSGGVQGRCRAVFSYQPANPDELPLCVGDVLEVLGEVEEGWWQGRRLGRVGVFPSNFVVMLEPAAHAAPPAHPAPPVEPAPALPPKPVKEQCRVLFPYTAVNEDELTLAEGDIVTLVSRDAPDRGWWRGELHGRVGLFPDNFVQLLSAVGQDVEEKKPDRPPNKALKCIYPILNKYSEKTASVTELTTTKLSMHKENTLNKESSAQSTVTHTSKSESEKISHSETVVDGGVDGQIKKPPVPVKKSPTPTSTVGGLFSGLKSKMLSSSDKTEKTSISISSGSNSSVEGDKTDGVTSSKLTTSTVTSTASTTTNTTSTFDHVERNSILNDPRAGRVKAPRRRPPSQIIRDDSPVAIGLSNGHEVPPEKADKPAVKAADKSADKSADKSADKSVDKSSDKSLDKSPDKSLDKSEIKPRARGWEKHKAPWMEELKLNQAKKGGLERHRHTSTDRKCSIIIKSRNSLEKKESPPPELPTTKPPPLNSPTAAGRTLTTMLDDMKKTAPLAPARLDLEKSPEKLDRTEISQRVEKLERVERQEREKTERIESISMFSEEARERVGASETASSLERRQLDRSKDALIAQLNNRITNLEKLLEVQNAKFTAALDELSARLRAEEARRQALHAELDKLAQCVTQV; this is encoded by the exons ATGGAGACGAATGCAAATCAAAAAG TATCCTGTGTGGTAAACTATGCATATGATGCATCGGAACCTGATGAGCTGACAATTAGACCTGGTGATATACTGAAGGATATAGAGCGTCTGCCAGGAGGCTGGTGGCGTGGGGAGCTCAGAGGAAGGAGGGGCATGTTCCCTGATAACTTTGTTACGGTACTTCAAGAAAATGCTACTACAAG GTCGGGCGGAGTGCAGGGCAGGTGTCGCGCGGTGTTCAGCTACCAGCCGGCCAACCCTGACGAGTTGCCGCTGTGCGTCGGGGACGTGCTCGAAGTGCTTGGGGAG GTAGAAGAGGGCTGGTGGCAGGGCAGACGCCTAGGGCGCGTGGGGGTGTTCCCCTCCAACTTCGTGGTGATGCTGGAGCCGGCCGCGCAcgccgcgccccccgcgcacCCCGCGCCGCCCGTCGAGCCCGCGCCCGCGCTCCCGCCTAAACCTG TGAAGGAGCAGTGCCGCGTGCTGTTCCCATACACCGCGGTGAACGAGGACGAGCTGACGCTCGCCGAAGGCGATATAGTGACGCTCGTGTCCCGCGACGCGCCCGACCGCGGCTGGTGGCGCGGCGAGCTGCACGGCCGCGTCGGCCTCTTCCCGGACAACTTCGTGCAGCTGCTGTCCGCTG TGGGGCAAGACGTGGAGGAGAAGAAACCAGACCGGCCGCCGaataaagcattaaaatgtatctatcccatattaaataagtactcGGAAAAAACTGCCTCGGTCACGGAGCTCACAACTACAAAATTaag TATGCACAAAGAGAACACGTTGAACAAGGAGAGCAGTGCTCAGAGTACAGTTACGCACACGAGCAAGAGTGAATCGGAGAAAATTTCACACAGCGAGACAGTCGTTGACGGTGGTGTCGATGGACAG ATTAAAAAGCCACCAGTGCCGGTGAAAAAGAGTCCAACGCCGACGTCGACTGTCGGCGGTTTGTTCAGCGGGCTTAAGAGCAAAATGCTTTCGTCGTCAGACAAGAC TGAGAAAACCTCGATATCTATATCGAGCGGCAGCAACAGCAGCGTGGAGGGAGACAAGACGGATGGCGTCACCAGCAGCAAGCTCACCACCAGCACCGTCACCAGCACCGCCTCCACCACCACCAACACCACCAGCACCTTCGACCACGTCGAGAGGAACTCCATACTGAACGACCCCAGAGCTGGCAG aGTGAAAGCGCCCCGTCGTCGACCGCCCAGCCAGATAATAAGGGACGATTCGCCCGTAGCTATCGGGCTTAGCAATGGACACGAGG TACCACCAGAAAAGGCGGACAAACCAGCGGTCAAAGCCGCGGATAAATCTGCGGATAAATCTGCAGACAAATCTGCGGACAAATCTGTGGACAAGTCGTCGGACAAATCGTTGGACAAATCGCCGGATAAGTCGTTGGATAAATCTGAGATAAAGCCTCGTGCCCGCGGCTGGGAGAAACACAAGGCGCCCTGGATGGAGGAACTTAAACTCAACCAGGCTAAGAAAGGCGGCTTGGAGAGGCACAGGCACACCAGTACCGATAG aaaatgtaGTATAATAATC AAGTCCCGAAACTCATTGGAGAAGAAGGAAAGTCCACCGCCAGAGCTTCCCACCACCAAACCGCCACCACTCAACTCACCCACCGCAGCCG GTCGAACATTGACTACAATGCTCGACGACATGAAGAAAACCGCGCCCCTCGCGCCAGCGAGACTCGACCTCGAGAAATCACCGGAGAAACTCGACAGAACCGAGATATCACAGAGAGTCGAGAAATTGGAGAGAGTCGAGAGGCAAGAGAGGGAGAAGACGGAGAGGATCGAGTCGATCAGCATGTTCTCGGAGGAAGCGAGAGAGAGGGTGGGTGCGAGCGAGACGGCGAGCTCGCTGGAGAGGAGGCAGCTCGATAGGAGTAAAGACGCGTTGATTGCGCAGCTTAATAATAGA ATAACAAACCTAGAGAAGCTATTAGAAGTACAAAACGCGAAGTTCACGGCGGCGCTCGACGAGCTGAGCGCGCGCCTGCGCGCCGAGGAGGCGCGCCGCCAGGCGCTGCACGCCGAGCTGGACAAGCTGGCGCAGTGCGTCACGCAAGTCTAG